TATCCTTCATAGCCTCCCCCTTTATAATCTCTATTCTTCATCTTCATCGATAACTGCAGCCTCTATAATTCGAGCAATACGTTTTTTATCTTGATCATTGAGCTTTCTTTTATTTCTTCTTAAAATACTGATGATTTCAGGATAGTCTTCTAATATCTGATCATGATATTGTTGGTTTGGAACCTCAGTTAAACCTAGTAAATAATCTGTGGTGACATTAAAATAATCTGCTATTTTTTTTATCACTTCATAATCTGGCTTACGTGTATTAGATTCATACATAGATAATGTTGAATTGCCTACCTCTAAAATTTTAGCTAATTCTAATTGAGATAATCCTCGGTCTTCCCTTAGTAGTTTAATTTTATCTCCTAACAAGTGTTATCACCACCTTACAAAAAATTGTTGCTATGAAATTTACTATTTGTAATTATTATAATATAGTTTTCACTAATTGTAAATATGAATATTCACAAAAAATAAAAAAATGCATTTACTTTTTCAAAATGTGAATGTATACTAAAGAAAATGATTATTGACAAAATGTTATTTATTTATTCAATATTCACGAAAAGTAAAACGAAAGGGGGACTTACATATGAAAAGTTTACAAAATTATAGAAATGAAAAGGGATATACCCAAGCTTATATGGCAAAAAAGTTAGGGGTGTCAATTGCGGCCTATAATCTTTATGAAAATGGTGGAAGAAAAATTCCTAGAAAGGCAGCACTTAAAATTATGGAGGTTTTAGAGATTGAGAATATAGAGGAAATTTTTTTACCTTCTAGCTTCACGTTAAGTGAAAATAGAAAACAAAGTTAACAAAATGTCAAGTAGTTATTTAAGGAGGGAGGCAGATGGATGACCTTATTTATAATTACTGTGCATTATATGAGGCTATTTTTTCATCAGAAGGAATATTACCTGATGCCATTCTAAGAAAGTACGGTCTACTTAATCTAACAGATAAACAGCTAAGAAGACTAGAGGCAATGGAAATGAAAAGGCTACATGATGAAAAAATGACCTTAAATGAAATTGGAAAACTATTTAATATGAGTGATAGTGGCGTCTATAGAAGAATTAAAAAAGTAGAGGAAGTGGAAGAATGATTGTATTTTGCAGCTATAATTCTTGTTTATTTAATTTAAACGAAGTATGTAAAAAAACTACCTTGCAAATCGATTTAACAGGGAAATGTGTATTTCTAAAGATAAAGGGAGGGAAGAACTATGGAGCCAGCAGCTTTACTACTTCTAAACGAGGTTATGAAGGAAATTAAAGAAGTAAAACGTGGACTTGTAGAAATATTAGAAAGACCTATAGATGTACAAGTAGCTTCTGATGATGAAGGTGTTTTTACTTCAAAAGAAGCTGCAGCTTATTTAGGTATTGGACTTAATTCTTTTTATGAGCTTTGCAATAGAAAGGATTTCCCTTCATTCAAGGTAGGTACAAAAATTATTGTTCCTAAAAGAAAATTGAAGGATTGGATTGAAAAACAAACTAAAAAAGAGAGGAGTAAATAGTATGATGAAAAGTAATAGATTGAAAAATAAAGAACTAGATTTAAAGGAAATGATTAAAGCTGTTAGAAATATGGCTGAAATTAAACAGATGCTGTTTGAATATGGGATTTATGATGTTGGAAGATCTGAAAAAAATCCTGGAGCACATGTCCAAAAAACATTATTAGAACAATTAGCAGATAAAAACAATGAGAGCATTTCATTTATTCCCAGTAACAACGATACTTACTCCTATGAGGGCAGGATTAGTATTGATAATGTAAGGTTTTTTGCTCTTTATACTATGGATGAACTGATTTTATATGCACAAAAAAGAAGAGATTAAAATATTTGGAGGTTACGAAATGGATCAAGGATGGATTAGTTTATATAGAAAAATTATTCATCATCCTTTATATAAAGAGAAACGATACTTTTCAAAATTTGAGGCATGGATCGACCTATTATTAATGGTTAATCATAGGGATAATTCTTTTATGATGGGAAATGAAATGATGGAGGTAAAGAGGGGGAGTAAAATTACCTCCATCAAGTATCTAGCCGAGAGGTGGGAATGGTCCAGAAAAAAAGTTAAAAATTTTTTAGATATGCTTCAAAATGATGGAATGATTACCTATAAAAGCACATCAAAGTATACCTACATCAGTATTGAAAATTACACGAAATATCAAGGCATTAATAGAGAAGAGGAACATGAAAAGCACATCAAAGGCACATCAAAAGAACATCAAAGGAACACAAACAATAATGATAATAATGTAAATAATGAAAATAAAAATAAGATACCTGAGTATTCCATTGAATTTGAAGAATTTTGGAAGGTATATCCTAAAAAAGTAGAAAAACAAAAGGCTTTTAAATGTTATAAAAAATTACTGAAAGAAGGATACACTTCCCTGCAGCTTTTAAAAGCAGCTAGTCTATATGCTCAGCAAATTAAAAGAGAAAATACGGATGCGAAATATATTAAGCATTGCAGTACTTTTTTAGGCCCTAATAAACCCTTTATTGAATATTTAGAAGGTGGTGGAAATCATGGAAGCGCTGATGAAGAAAATAGAAAAAAGGCTCAATATGATAAAAGTAAATGGCTTTACAACGGATGAAGAAAAACATTATGATTGTCCTATTTGTAAGGACTTAGAATATATTATTGAAGGAAACAGAGCGAGGGATTGTAAATGCAGGGAGGCTAAAAATTATCAAAGAATATTAGTACGTTCCGGTATATCTAAAGCATTCCAACAAAAAAGCTTTTCAAATTTTAGTTTAAAGGGTAAATCTAAGGTGCTTATAGCTGCAAAGGAAATGGCAGAGAATTATGTGAAGAATTTTCACGACATAAAGAAAAACAAGCATCATAGCGTAGCTTTTTTAGGCCAGGTTGGATCTGGAAAAACTCATCTTAGTATTGCCATAGCTAATGACCTTATGAAAGAAAATGTTGGAGTTTTATATATGCAATATAGAGAAGCAATGACAGGTTTAAAGCAAAATATTATGGATGAAGCATATTATCAAAACGAAATTGCTAAATACAAAACTGCAACAGTACTATTAATTGACGACCTCTACAAAGGGAAAATTTCACCAACAGACCACAATATTATGTTTGAAATTATAAACTACAGATATTTAAAAGGTGCTCCAGTAATTATATCTAGTGAGTATAGAGTAGAAGAATTATTAGCCTTTGATGAGGCCATAGGAAGCAGAATGATAGAAATGTGTAGAGGTAGGATTATTGAATTTGAAGGAATAGATCTTAATCATAGATTAGCATTATAGAAAGAGGGAGGATTGATGAATATGAAGAAACATGATTTTCCCACAAAAGAGGAATTCCGAAAAACAATAATGAGGTTAAGAAAGGAAAAAATTATGAAGCATGAAGGTATTTATTTAGGATATTTAAAAGAACAGAGGATGCAAAAGAAACCTAGAAGATTGAAGCAGGGGAGCGATAAGTCTAATTCTTATCCATAGTACCAGATACTGGAGAAAGATATTTAAGCATAATTGTGCTCTAACCAATAAAATTAATATTTAATAAAGTTTTATATGATTTGAGGGAATGTATGCAAAATAGAAAGTTTGCGCTAAAAACTAGAAAAATTTATTTTTCTAGTTTTTTGTTGGCATGAAATTTGCAAGTATAATAATAGTAAATAAATACAGGAGGAGATTTTATGAAAAAGTGGTTTCAAAAATTATTAAAATCTATTGAGGAAGCAAATAAGCAAAATTTTGGAAATCAGAAATTAGATTGCTGTGATTTAAATAGCAATAAGAAAAATACAAATAATCCGCAGAAAAAATAGAATGGAGGATTTAATGTGAATCATCAAAATCATAATCATAATGGAAAAAAACATGGATTATTAATGTTACTATGTTGTCTAGTACCAATATTAGCTGTTGTACTTTTACCGAGGCTAGGGCTTAACCTAGGACCAATAGGTAAGTTAGCACCCTATGCAATGTTTTTACTCTGTCCACTAATGCATATTGGAATGATGATAGGTATGTCAAAAGGCAATAAAAAAGAAGACTGCCATAAGTCAGGAGATATAGGGGAGCAAAATAGATAGGATTGAGTCTATAAACTTGATTCAGTAGATTTTAAATGAAAATGTGCTAAATGCTACAATTGTTGTAGCATTTGCCAAATTAATTGATGAATTAAAAGTAAAAAATTGTTTATGAGAAGAAATATAAAGTTTGATTTTAAAGAATTTAGTTATTTATAGAAATGTAAAGACCCAGCTTTAATGATAAGGTGTGAAGTGTAACACTAAACACATATAAAAAACTAGTAATATGTAAATGAATAAGGCTACCTTTTAGGTAGTTCTATTAATTTATAATTTGTTAAAAATTAAACTATAAATAGGGGGTAGAGAATTTATATGAAATATTTAAAGAAGATTAAGATAGTACATAAGCTTATTTTTGCAGCTTTAATCATATCCATCCTTTTAGGGTCTATGGGAATGTATGGCATCTTAAATGTTAGCAAAATAAATTTTAATGTTTCAGATATTTATAATCATCATCTAAAACTTATTACAACCTTGGAAAGCGCCCATGCTAAATTTCTGAGTATGGATAATAAACTTATAAAACATATTGCTGAAAAGAAAGATCCAGGTCATATTAATAAAGATATTGAAGAAATAGATTTGCTTATAAGGCAATTTCAAGAAATACATACCTTAAGAAGTAGCGATATGAAGGACGGGCATAATAATGAAATTGACATTATAAATTCTGTATGGCAATCGTACAGAAGTAATTTAGAAAACATTGTTTCTGAGAGTATAGGGGTAGAAGAATTTGCTAATGAATATATTAAGTTAGAACAACAGCGAGTAGAAATTATGAATGCATTTCTTGAGGAAATAGAAGATAATGAAGAGAAAGCCTCTGATACATATAATGAGAGTATAAAAATCTATAATAAAATAAGACAAGCTATGATGACTTTTACAATTATAGGAGCTATATTCTGCTTTATTTTTGGTCTGTTATTTTCTTTTGATATTCGAAGAAAGTTAAATCAAGGACTAATATTTGCAAGTAATTTACAAGAAAAAAATTTGTCTTTAGATATAAAATCATATAATTCAGATGAGATTGGTGATCTTATAAATTTATTAGACAGATCTCGAATAAGTATAAGAGATATTTTATTGAAAATAAAAGATTTAATACTAGGGATATCTACTACTAACTCAAAAGTAATAAAAAATGTAGAAGAATCTAATATCTTTATAAAGGATGTTCAAAACAGCGTAGAAAGTATTTCAGCAAGCATACAGCAAAACTCTGCATCTACTCAAGAAATAACAGGTAAATTAGTGGAATTAGAGGACTTAATTATTTCAATAGATCAATATACTACGGAAACTACGGATAAAAGTGATGACATAAAGAAGTTATCAGAAATAGGTGCTAGAGATATAAAAGATCTTTTGATCTCCATGGATGATATGGCTCAGTCGTCTACTAGCACTTTAGATATTGTACAAAGGTTAAAAAATCAATCTCAAGAAATTAATAAAAGCGTTGATATTATGAATAATATTTTTAGTAAAATTAATTTATTAGCGTTGAACGCTTCCATCGAGGCTGCTGGAGCTGGAGCTGCAGGAAAAGGATTTGCCGTTGTAGCAAGTGAAATCAGAGAACTGGCTGAGGAAACAAAAGGGGCATTAAAGGAAGTTGAGAATATTAATGATAATACACTAAATACAGTAGATTGTGTTGTACTAGAAGTGCATAAAGTAAAGGAGGATATTGATGAAGGGTTTAATATTACAAGAAAAACTGAGGAAATAATACAACAAATTTTTTCAAATGTTTTTAATATAAATGAGAGAATTCGAAATATCAAGGAGATTATACAAACTGAAACTACGATTATACAAAGAATAGTTAAAGAAGCTGAAATTATTGGACAAGCAACATTCAGTAATTCAAGTGATATTGAAACGATCAAGGAGGAAGTAGACAAACAGGTGAAATTACTAGAAGATACTAGAAGTAGTGTAGAGTGTTTTAAAGGATTAGTAAATGATGTTAATGAAGGGATAAAAGAGTTTAAATTATAAAATGATTTACAGGGAAAGTATAACTATTATTTATAAATATAAAAAAGGTAAATGTGTGAAAGCAGCTTTATGAAGAAGCTGCTTTATATATTTATGCACTAAAATAAAACTTGGCACAGATATTGCATTCTAAAAAGGTATGACTTGACTAAAGAGTTTAACCTAAGGCTTACTAATATGAGAGGAGACTAAAGAATGAAAGTACTGTTTAATGTTGGAGGATTTTCAATCCATTTATTTGGAGCAACTATTGCATTAGGGATTTTAGTAGGATTTTTTGTTATGTTGTTTGAAGCTAAAAGAAAGGGGTTAGATCAGGATAAATTAACAGATTTAGCTATGTATACAGTTATAGTCGGAATTATAGGTGCACGTTTAAATTATATATTAGCCTTTAATCCTTCCTATTATATACAAAATCCAAAGGAAATTTTTATGATTCATCAGGGAGGTCTATCGATTCAAGGTGCTCTAATTGCAGGAACTATATTTGCTCTTTGGTATATGAAAAAGAAGAACATTCCTATATGGAAAACGGCCGATGCATTTGCTCCAGCTATTATTATAGGACAGGCAATTGGTCGAGTGGGCTGTGATGTATTTGGAATTCCTATGGCTAAGTCTTGGTTTTGGGGAGTTAATGTAGGGGGAGAGCTTCTACATCCTGCTCAGATTTATGAAGCAATATTAAATTATATTTTGTTTCTTGTTTTATGGAATAAAAGAAAAAATATTAAATATGATGGTCAAATATTTTTCATCTATATCGTCGGATTTTCAATCAACAGATTTATTGTTGAATTCTTTAGAACAAATCCAATGATATTTGGACCAATATCCATTGCCCATGTTTTCAGTCTAGGAATTATATTGATAGCATTTATGGGGGCGGCTTGGTTAAAGAAAAAGCAGGAAAACCTACAGTTAGATGTAGGAAATGACGCAGCAGTAAAAAGTAAGATAGATATAAAAGGTACTGTTATAGTTGGAGTTGCTATGATTATATCTGTTGCTTTTTATTATTTTATTCATAGCATTTAATCTAGGGTTCATGGAGGGGTAGAGATGAGTAAGTATTCACGCAGGGATATTCTTTTATTAATAGGAATTTCAATGATTACCATGAGTGTAATCTCATTTGAAATGCTATTAACAAGACTGTTTTCAACAATATTGGCTTATCATTTTGCTTTTTTAGTTACTTCTTTAGCTATATTGGGTTCAGGTATCGGGGGGATGATTGCTTATAAGAAGGAGAATATAAGCAGTATATTTACAAATTATAGTATAATTTTACCGTTTAGTTACTTGTTCATAATTTTAATGATCTATTTGAGGCCATTTTTAGATAATCTAACTTACTATAGTGTTTTAGCAACAATGCCTTTTCTAATAGCTGGAATGATCATTTCAACAATATTTAAGAAAAATGCACATATTAGTAATCGAATATATTTTGCTGACCTGATTGGGTCAGCACTTGGGAGTTTGGCTATATTATTATTGCTAAATCATAAGGGGTTTATATACAGCCTATTTGGAATAGCTTTTGTAGGGGCATTAGGTAGCTTAGCGTTAGTAGATTCAAGGAAAAAACAAAGAAAATTTGTTCTAGCACTACCTATAATTCTTCTGGGAATAATCCTTTATCAGGGAACTGTTATGAAACAAATAGAAACTAATTTCTTAGCATACGATACTAGTCCCTATACACTAATGGGTGCATTAAGGGATAGCAAGCAACCAGTAAAATCAACTGATTTTATAGGATGGAATGCCATGGCTAGAACCGATGTAATAGAAACACAAGACCCAAATGAGAAAATCATTATTAGTGATGGAGGAGCCAGTGCTCCTATGATAAAATTTAGCGGCGACCTAGATGAAATTGAATATTTGAAAGATGAGGTTGGCTTTATTCCATTTGCCTTCGGTAATAATGAAAGTAGCTTAATTATAGGATCTGGTGGGGGAAGGGACATAGTTTTTGCATTATTAGGCGGAGTGGACAAGATTGATGCTGTAGAAATTAATCCCCTAACAATTAAAGCTGCTGATAAGTATAAAGATTTTAATGGTGGCATATATGATATGCCAGGTGTTGAATTATTTATTGAAGATGGAAGAAGTTTTATAGAAAAGACTACAGAAAAGTACGATAATATCTATTTATCTTTAGTAATGTCTAATGCGGTAGAACACTCAGCATTAGCTATGTCAGAAGGATATGTATTTACTCAAGAAGCTCTTGAAAAATATCTAGACTTATTAACTGATAATGGAAAATTAAGCTTTGTTATGCATTCTAGTACAGATTTATTTAGAGGGTTAAACACAGCGATACAGGGTCTAATAAACAGAGGTGTAGATAAAGATAAAGTTCTAGATTATTTTGCTATTATCAATAGTATGTCATTAGAAGATTCTCAGAAGCGTGGCACAAGTATTCATAAACCAGTATTAATAGTAAAGAAAAGCCCTTTTACTGAAGCTGAATATCAAGAGCTATGGAAAGTAATTAACGAGCAAGAAAGGCAAACAATTCATGTAAAACCTTCCACCATATTAAAAGACTACGTTGATTTTTCTGAAGGTAAGCTGGATTTTAATGAGTTAATAAATGGTACACCTTTAAATTTAAAACCTATAACAGATCAAAATCCATTTTTCTACAACTTTACCCCAGGCGGATCAAATACTTTAAAGGTACTAATATTTGTAAGTTTACTAGCTTTACTAGGTATATTTAAGACTACGAAAAAGGTAGAAACAAAAAGGAGTTCTCTGTACTTTACTTTGTTAGGAATTGCATTTATGTTAGTTGAAATACCTTTGATTCAAAAAATTGTACTATTTGTTGGAAATCCAACTCAAGCATTTAGTTATGTTTTATTTATATTATTAGTAAGTAGTGGACTTGGCAGCCTATTCAATAAACTTACCATTTGGAATAAATACAGTAAAAATAAATACTTACCGCTACTCTTTAGTGGATTACTTTTATTTGGGCAAAGTATGGCTATTCGGTCAGTTATTCCAATGTTTATGGGTGCAAATATAGGAACTAAACTTATATTGATGATTTTAATCATAAGTCCATTAGGATTCTTTATGGGTATGCCTTTTGCAAGGGGAATTTGGCTCCTAGGAGAATATGAACGAGAGAATGATATTCCTCTAATGTGGGGAGTAAACGGAATAGCTTCCGTATTGGGATCAACCCTAGCCCTTATGCTATCTATGGAATGGGGATTTTATACTTCTGAAATACTAGCCGGAGCTATTTATATTATATTGTTTGTGGTGGAATTTATCAAAAGGGAAGAGACAGTGGCATTATAAGGCTAAAGCACTAGGAAGTTAATACTATTTAATTATATATGGATTTTTTGGGAGGATATATTATGAAAGGTAAGATTCATAAAAAGAAATTTCAAATTAATAAATGTCCTTCCTGCAGTTCAACTAATGTAGGGAAGTTAGGTAAGTCAAGTTACTTTTGTCGTAATTGTTTTGTACAAATAAATAAGGAACAAAATCAAATATATATAAATATTACTTCAGAAGATGGAAAGACAATAGAGAGAATAAGGGTGATATAAATATGAATCAAACTATCAGAGAATACTCTCTAGAAACAGAAATAGAAAGATTGCGAGAAGAGCTTAATAAAAAATTGGAAGGCACAAGCTTATCAGATGATAATATTTTGTGTATAAGCCAAGAATTAGATATATTGATTACTCAATATACAAAAAAGGATATATAAACAATAGATAGATGAAATTAAGAAAAAGAATAAATTTTATGGAGGTGTAATGATGGAGAAAGTTGGATTTGTAAAATCTTTAGAAGGTGATTACGCAATTATAGAAATTCGAAGAGCTAGTGCTTGTGGAGAAAAATGTGCATCTTGTAAAGGAGGTTGTGCTCCTACCGCAGTATATGCAAGAGTTAAAAATAATGTAAATGCATCAGTAGGGCAGTTTGTAAAGTTGCATACCGAGAGCAAAAAGGTTATAAACGCAGCTTTCTTGGCATATATGATCCCTTTATTTAGTCTGATTATAGGAGTTCTAGTGGGTTTATGGTTCGCCATGTATTTAGGATATGAAGAGCAACAAGAGTTAATAGGAGCTGGTATTGGTCTTGTGTTTCTTGCAATTTCTTATCTGTTTCTAAGATTTAAAGATAAGAAACTAAAAGAGAGTGGAAGTATGGAGATCGTAATATCACACATTATTAAGTAGAAATCTAGACTATCCTATAGATTTAATCACAAATAGAAAGGAAGAATATCATGAAGAAGAAAGTAAGTATTCTTATTGTAAGTATTCTAATTATATCAGCAGTTGGAGTTAGTATTGGTCAGCTAAAGGATACATCTATCTTAGGATTTTTCAATCAGGAAAAAAGCAAAGATGAAACTAAAGATTTAAGTAAGGATATTGAGTTAGAAGATACTTCAAATTTGGAAGAAAATTTAGAAGAAAATCTGCAGACAGAAGAGACTAAGTTAAGGGAAAAACTTATAAGAGTAGATTCAAATGGAGCGGTAGCCGTGGGAGTTACTTTTCTAAATCCTATAGAAGATAGTGAAGATTACTTGAGCTTTGAAGTTATCTTAGATACACATTCGGTTGAACTAGATCAGTATAATTTAGGGAATATGGCCACACTTTTTATAGGTGATGAAATAAAGATTACAGAAGGACTTAAGTGGGAGACTGAAGGATCAGGGCACCATATGATAGGATATCTTAAATCACCTAGGAATTATGAAGGAAAAATAATAGACTATTTAGAGTCAGATTTTATAGAATTAGAAATAAATGATCTAGATGGAGTAGCCTCTAGAAAATTTAGGTGGGAAAAGGAAGAAATAACATTATAATAGTAACTTATAATATTAAGGTGAGTAAATTATAAAATAATATGGTAAAAAGGATAGAAATAATAAATATAAAATAAGGGTATTGGATTATGGCAATACCCTTATTAAACGATTAGAATTTATTATATTACGGAGGTAAATATTAAATTTATGGAGGATAATCTTAAGAAATTAGTGGAGCAGTACAAAGAAGATCAAGAATCAGTATATAATACATGGTTTATTTATAATGAAACTAGAATGAAAGCTTTTAGATCAATACGAAAAGGGGTTAAAGATACTGTTCTTTCAATTCAACAAGATACCTTTGGAAATGATTTTAAAGGGTCTCCCCTAGAATTTGTATTAAACTGCATTACAGAGCAGAAACAAGTTTTTGAAGGAGCAGCACATGCTTTTTATTGGAAGCCTAAATTAAGAATTCCTGATATATATGAAAATGAAGTGAATAAACGACTCTTTGCACAGTTTCTAGAAACTTGTATGTCTGCAAATTCAGCTGATAAGTTAATTAAGGAAATAATAAAATTAGATGGTTTTAATATTAAAGGATTAGGACCAGCAGCTGCCAATATTCTATACTTTTTACATCCAACTTTAATGCCACCATTTAATACGGCAATAGTAAATGGATTTAATGCTGTATTTAAAGATAAAAAGAAATTAGGGTCTTGGCAACAATATTTAGAAATGAGAGAAATAATAATGAAAGCAAATGAAGAAATTCAGCCTATGCTTTCGAAAGACTTAGGAGCAATATCGGGTCTATTATTTGATATTGGCGTTGGAAAGATAGTTTTAAACGAGACCTGGGCAAGTGTACTTAAGTTTGAAAAAAGTAAATTAGA
Above is a genomic segment from Alkaliphilus oremlandii OhILAs containing:
- a CDS encoding helix-turn-helix domain-containing protein, whose product is MLGDKIKLLREDRGLSQLELAKILEVGNSTLSMYESNTRKPDYEVIKKIADYFNVTTDYLLGLTEVPNQQYHDQILEDYPEIISILRRNKRKLNDQDKKRIARIIEAAVIDEDEE
- a CDS encoding helix-turn-helix transcriptional regulator, producing the protein MKSLQNYRNEKGYTQAYMAKKLGVSIAAYNLYENGGRKIPRKAALKIMEVLEIENIEEIFLPSSFTLSENRKQS
- a CDS encoding helix-turn-helix domain-containing protein — encoded protein: MDDLIYNYCALYEAIFSSEGILPDAILRKYGLLNLTDKQLRRLEAMEMKRLHDEKMTLNEIGKLFNMSDSGVYRRIKKVEEVEE
- a CDS encoding helix-turn-helix domain-containing protein, which translates into the protein MKEIKEVKRGLVEILERPIDVQVASDDEGVFTSKEAAAYLGIGLNSFYELCNRKDFPSFKVGTKIIVPKRKLKDWIEKQTKKERSK
- a CDS encoding ATP-binding protein, with the protein product MIKVNGFTTDEEKHYDCPICKDLEYIIEGNRARDCKCREAKNYQRILVRSGISKAFQQKSFSNFSLKGKSKVLIAAKEMAENYVKNFHDIKKNKHHSVAFLGQVGSGKTHLSIAIANDLMKENVGVLYMQYREAMTGLKQNIMDEAYYQNEIAKYKTATVLLIDDLYKGKISPTDHNIMFEIINYRYLKGAPVIISSEYRVEELLAFDEAIGSRMIEMCRGRIIEFEGIDLNHRLAL
- a CDS encoding LDCC motif putative metal-binding protein; this encodes MKKWFQKLLKSIEEANKQNFGNQKLDCCDLNSNKKNTNNPQKK
- a CDS encoding DUF2933 domain-containing protein, which gives rise to MNHQNHNHNGKKHGLLMLLCCLVPILAVVLLPRLGLNLGPIGKLAPYAMFLLCPLMHIGMMIGMSKGNKKEDCHKSGDIGEQNR
- a CDS encoding methyl-accepting chemotaxis protein, yielding MKYLKKIKIVHKLIFAALIISILLGSMGMYGILNVSKINFNVSDIYNHHLKLITTLESAHAKFLSMDNKLIKHIAEKKDPGHINKDIEEIDLLIRQFQEIHTLRSSDMKDGHNNEIDIINSVWQSYRSNLENIVSESIGVEEFANEYIKLEQQRVEIMNAFLEEIEDNEEKASDTYNESIKIYNKIRQAMMTFTIIGAIFCFIFGLLFSFDIRRKLNQGLIFASNLQEKNLSLDIKSYNSDEIGDLINLLDRSRISIRDILLKIKDLILGISTTNSKVIKNVEESNIFIKDVQNSVESISASIQQNSASTQEITGKLVELEDLIISIDQYTTETTDKSDDIKKLSEIGARDIKDLLISMDDMAQSSTSTLDIVQRLKNQSQEINKSVDIMNNIFSKINLLALNASIEAAGAGAAGKGFAVVASEIRELAEETKGALKEVENINDNTLNTVDCVVLEVHKVKEDIDEGFNITRKTEEIIQQIFSNVFNINERIRNIKEIIQTETTIIQRIVKEAEIIGQATFSNSSDIETIKEEVDKQVKLLEDTRSSVECFKGLVNDVNEGIKEFKL
- the lgt gene encoding prolipoprotein diacylglyceryl transferase, whose amino-acid sequence is MKVLFNVGGFSIHLFGATIALGILVGFFVMLFEAKRKGLDQDKLTDLAMYTVIVGIIGARLNYILAFNPSYYIQNPKEIFMIHQGGLSIQGALIAGTIFALWYMKKKNIPIWKTADAFAPAIIIGQAIGRVGCDVFGIPMAKSWFWGVNVGGELLHPAQIYEAILNYILFLVLWNKRKNIKYDGQIFFIYIVGFSINRFIVEFFRTNPMIFGPISIAHVFSLGIILIAFMGAAWLKKKQENLQLDVGNDAAVKSKIDIKGTVIVGVAMIISVAFYYFIHSI
- a CDS encoding spermine synthase, whose product is MSKYSRRDILLLIGISMITMSVISFEMLLTRLFSTILAYHFAFLVTSLAILGSGIGGMIAYKKENISSIFTNYSIILPFSYLFIILMIYLRPFLDNLTYYSVLATMPFLIAGMIISTIFKKNAHISNRIYFADLIGSALGSLAILLLLNHKGFIYSLFGIAFVGALGSLALVDSRKKQRKFVLALPIILLGIILYQGTVMKQIETNFLAYDTSPYTLMGALRDSKQPVKSTDFIGWNAMARTDVIETQDPNEKIIISDGGASAPMIKFSGDLDEIEYLKDEVGFIPFAFGNNESSLIIGSGGGRDIVFALLGGVDKIDAVEINPLTIKAADKYKDFNGGIYDMPGVELFIEDGRSFIEKTTEKYDNIYLSLVMSNAVEHSALAMSEGYVFTQEALEKYLDLLTDNGKLSFVMHSSTDLFRGLNTAIQGLINRGVDKDKVLDYFAIINSMSLEDSQKRGTSIHKPVLIVKKSPFTEAEYQELWKVINEQERQTIHVKPSTILKDYVDFSEGKLDFNELINGTPLNLKPITDQNPFFYNFTPGGSNTLKVLIFVSLLALLGIFKTTKKVETKRSSLYFTLLGIAFMLVEIPLIQKIVLFVGNPTQAFSYVLFILLVSSGLGSLFNKLTIWNKYSKNKYLPLLFSGLLLFGQSMAIRSVIPMFMGANIGTKLILMILIISPLGFFMGMPFARGIWLLGEYERENDIPLMWGVNGIASVLGSTLALMLSMEWGFYTSEILAGAIYIILFVVEFIKREETVAL
- a CDS encoding aspartyl-phosphate phosphatase Spo0E family protein, whose translation is MNQTIREYSLETEIERLREELNKKLEGTSLSDDNILCISQELDILITQYTKKDI
- a CDS encoding SoxR reducing system RseC family protein, with the protein product MEKVGFVKSLEGDYAIIEIRRASACGEKCASCKGGCAPTAVYARVKNNVNASVGQFVKLHTESKKVINAAFLAYMIPLFSLIIGVLVGLWFAMYLGYEEQQELIGAGIGLVFLAISYLFLRFKDKKLKESGSMEIVISHIIK